The following coding sequences are from one Malaciobacter pacificus window:
- a CDS encoding response regulator transcription factor → MIIEDELETLELMVEIFESKFSKVFTAVDGYDAIEVFKNNKIDVVLCDVNIPKLNGLETIIKIREVDYSVPIIIITAYSDTETLLKASNCNVQGYILKPMKFEDIQYILKKVYQHQNNEYHNGRISINSSIILDTVNSEFMFEGNSVKLTLKELEFLKLLIKKRGSAVHYSIIERVVWNDNVMSSTSLRTLVKNIRKKISYDIVENVPKVGYKVNI, encoded by the coding sequence TTGATTATAGAAGATGAGTTAGAAACTTTAGAGCTTATGGTAGAAATTTTTGAATCTAAATTTTCAAAGGTATTTACTGCGGTTGATGGTTATGATGCTATTGAAGTGTTTAAAAATAATAAAATAGATGTTGTACTATGTGATGTTAATATCCCTAAATTAAATGGGCTTGAAACTATAATTAAGATACGAGAGGTTGATTATAGTGTACCAATTATAATAATTACAGCATATTCTGATACAGAAACTTTACTTAAGGCCTCAAATTGTAATGTACAAGGATATATTTTAAAACCTATGAAGTTTGAAGACATTCAGTATATTCTAAAAAAAGTATATCAACATCAAAATAATGAGTATCATAATGGGCGAATTAGTATTAACTCTTCAATCATATTAGATACTGTTAATTCAGAGTTTATGTTTGAAGGAAACAGTGTAAAACTTACACTAAAAGAATTAGAATTTTTGAAATTACTTATAAAAAAAAGAGGTTCAGCAGTTCATTATTCAATAATTGAAAGAGTAGTTTGGAATGATAATGTTATGTCAAGTACTAGTTTACGAACTTTAGTTAAAAATATTAGAAAAAAAATATCTTATGATATTGTAGAAAATGTACCTAAAGTTGGATACAAAGTAAATATTTAA